ATCCTCCTTGTCTTTCCCCTCCTCCTAATCCCCAGTCTCTAATCGTGGGTGCTAATTTTAAGCGAGCAAAATAATCTTTCAGATCGGTGGCGACTTGTCCGGATAAAAGGAAACAGCCGATGATGTTGGGAATTGCCATTGCGAGAAGCATCATGTCGCTGAAGTCGATTATCGATCCGAGGTTGGCGATCGCGCCGAGAAAGAGGAAACTTAGAAACATCAGTTTGAAGACGATTAGGTTACGCTCTCCAAACAAATATACCCAAGCTTTTTCGCCAAAGTAACTATGGGCAATAACTGTACCAAAGGCGAAGGAAAAGACAACCACGGCTAAAATCAAGGGAAACCAACTGACGACTTGTTCAAAAGCGGCTGCGGTGATTTCGATTCCGTTTAAGCTTTCTGAACTACCGTAAACTCCTGAAAGCAAAATTACCATTGCGGTACAGTTACAAATGATTACGGTGTCGATGAATGGTTCAATTGAGGCAACAATTCCTTCTCGAATTGGTTCGTCGGTACGAGTTGCTGAATGGGCGATCGCGGTTAATCCTAAACCTGCTCCGTTGGAAAAGGTACTGCGACGTATTGCTTGTACAATTACGCCTATTACACCTCCACCTACTGCTTGAGGTGAAAATGCTTCTTGGATAATCTGACTCACGACGCTAGGAATAAGGTTGAGATGCAGGCAAATAATCGAGAAACAACTGAGGATGTAGACTATTACCATTAAGGGTAATAGACGGCTGGTAACTGCGGCGATACGTTGAATACCGCCGATAATCACTAATCCGACTAAAAAGGCGATCGCGATTCCATACAACCAGTCATAGTTTTGCAACCCAGGAATCAGATAAGAAATAGCCGCGAAGGATTGATTTGCCTGAAACATATTTCCGCTACCAAAACAAGCGAAAATTGCGAAAATCGCTAACAAGATTGCTAATCCTCTTCCTCCGCCTGCTAGTCCCTTTTCTGCTAATCCTTGACTCAGGTAGTACATTGGACCACCTGCAACTGTGCCATCTGGGTTGACAGAACGATATTTTTGTGCTAATACACATTCAATAAATTTCATCGACATTCCCAAGATGGCGGCTAAAGTCATCCAAAATACAGTACCAGCACCGCCGAATTGAATAGCGATCGCTACTCCGGCAATATTCCCTAAGCCCACGCTTCCTGATAAAGCAGTAGTAAACCCTTGAAAATGCGAGACTTCCCCGGATTTTTCTGGACGATCGTATTTCCCAGAAAGTACCTCCACTGCGTGTTTCATCCCCCGCAGGTTAATGAAACTCAAGCGCAAGGTAAAGAAAATACCTCCACCAATCATCCACAAAACGATGAAGGGTATGCCCCCAACCTCAAAGAAAAATACTTGCTCGATCGCCGCGACAATTGCCGCAAAAATTCGATCTACTTTCGAGAGTATGTCAGTAGAGCTATTTACTACTACAGTTGGCTCCCGAACTGACACTGTTGATAAAATCGCTAATGTTTTCCTTAGCAATGGCAAAATTGTTAAACTTGATTTAATTATCTTTTAAATTTATATACAATATCTTGCTCCCTCTGGCAAGTTGTGATACCAATCGCTAGTAACCAATTAAGAAAGCGCATTCTCAGGCGGAGAAGACTGAACTTCAGTTATCATCATCGTAAAGTAGATGAAATAGATAACAAAGTTGATGGTTACACTTAAAGGCTATCGCATAAACGACAAAATCTATGACGGAAACAAAACCCTAGTCTATCGTGGGATTAAAAAATCAAACCAGAAACCGATCGTCGTCAAACTATCCAAAAGCGAGTATCCCACCTTTTCCGAACTAGTAAAGTTCCGCAATCAGTACATCATTGCCAAAAACCTCAACCTGCCTGGGGTTATCTCCTTCATCAGCCTAGAAAAGTACCGCAATGGTTTTGCACTGATAATGGAAGACTTTGGTGGTATCTCCTTAAAAGAGTACGCCAATTCCAGAAACCTGAGCCTAGAAGAAATACTTAATATAACGATCGCGATCGCCAAAAGTTTAGAAGGACTTTATTCTCATCGGATCGTTCATAAAGATATCAAACCGTACAATATTTTAATTAATCCCCAAACTAAGCAAGTAAAACTAATAGACTTCAGCATCTCCTCTCTTTTACCCAAAGAAAATCAGGAAATTCAAAATCCTCACGTCCTAGAAGGAACTCTAAATTATATATCCCCCGAACAGACGGGACGAATGAACCGAGGTATTGATTATCGCACCGATTTCTATTCCCTAGGAGTAACCCTTTACGAACTACTAACCAACCGACTACCCTTCCAATCAAATGACCCAATGGAATTAGTTTACTGCCATCTGGCTAAACAACCAACTCCTCCCATTGAAGTCAATCCAACCATTCCCCAAATGGTTAACGACATCATCATGAAATTGATGAACAAAACCCCGGAACAAAGATATCAAACTGCTTTTGGAATCCGCTCCGACTTAGAAAAATGTTTAGAAAGATGGCAAACAAACGGTCAAATTGCCCCATTTCTCTTAGGACAAAGAGACATTTCAGACCACTTTTTTATTCCCGAAAAACTCTACGGTAGAGAAACAGAAGTTTTCACCTTGCTAGCCGCTTTTGACCGAATCAGTCAGGGAACCACCGAAATGATGCTAGTAGCAGGCTTTTCGGGAATTGGGAAAACAGCCGTAGTTAATGAAGTCCACAAACCCATTGTTCGCCAACGCGGTTACTTTATTTCCGGTAAATTCGATCGATTTAAAAAGAATACTCCTTTTTCTGCCTTAGTGCAAGCATTCCAGAATTTAATGCGGCAGTTACTAACAGAAAGTAACTCATCTCTAGCGGAATGGAAAACCAAAATCTTATCAGCACTAGGAGAAAACGGACAAGTAATTATCGATGTTATTCCCGAACTAGAAACAATCATCGGCAAACAGCCAGAAGTCCCAGAACTCCCCCCTACCTCTGCCCAAAATCGTTTCAATATCCTATTTGAAAAATTCATTCAAGTATTTGCCACCAAAGAACATCCCCTAATTATTTTCTTAGATGACTTACAATGGGCTGATTCCGCCTCATTAAAATTAATTAAACTATTAATGACCGGAGCAAAAATCGGCTACTTTTTACTTTTAGGAGCCTATCGCGATTGCGAAGTTAATCCAAGTCATCCCCTGATATTAACATTAAATGAAATCCGGTCAAATCACGCCACAATTAATCAAATAACCCTCGCACCATTAAATGTATCCGATCTAAATCGTTTGATTGCCGACACCTTAAATTGTCCTTCCGAAAGATCCTTACCCTTAACTGAATTAGTGCATCAGAAAACTAATGGCAACCCCTTTTTCACTAATCAGTTTCTTAAATTTCTACATCAAGATGGCATAATTTCTTTTGATTTTAATTCTCGATCCTGGCAGTGTGACATTGCCCGTGTCAAGTCATTAGCAGCCAGCAATGACGTAGTTGAATTTATGGCTGCCCAATTGCAAAAATTACCAGAAAAGACTCAAGAAGTTTTAAAACTAGCAGCTTGTATTGGCAATCAATTTGACTTAGATAAGCTAGCAATTGTTTCTGAAAAATCTCAGGCAGAAACAGCAACAGATTTGTGGTTAGGATTACAAGAAGGTTTAGTATTACCCCAAAATGAAATTTACAAATTCTTCCAGGATGAGCAATCATTCAGTAGTCAGTCAGCCATCACCAACGAACTGAAAAAAATAACAATTTCTTACAAATTTCTGCACGACCGAGTCCAGCAAGCCGCTTATTTTCTAATTCCCGAAGAACAAAAAAAGTCCATACACCTGAAAATTGGACGACTACTTTTGAGAAATATTCCTCTAGAATCACGAGAAGAAAATATTTTTGAAATTGTTAACCAGTTGAACACGAGCATCAGTCTTATCATTCATCAAGATGAACGAGATGAACTAGCACAACTAAATTTAATTGCGGGTAAAAAAGCATTAGCGGCAACAGCTTATGCTGCTGCTGTTAAGTATTTAAACACAGGAATAGAGCTTTTAGCCCCTGATAGCTGGAATAATCAATATCATCTCACACTAGCCTTATATGAAAAAGCTGCTGAAGCAGCTTATCTCAGCACTGATTTTGCCCAGATGGAGCAATTAGCTGACATAGCGCTCGACCGTGCAAAATCGCTTTTGGACAAAATAAAAACCTATGAAATCAAAATTCAAGCTTATACAGTACAAAACCAACTTTTAAAAGCAGTGCAGACAGCTTTATCAGTAGTTAAACTGTTAGGAATTAACTTTCCCAAAAAAACAAGTAATTTGAAGATTTTGCTGGGCATGCTGGGAACAAAGTTAACTTTAGCTCGGAAAAGTCCAGCCGATTTCATTAATTTACCCAGGATGAGCGAGCCATTACATTTAGCAAGAATGCAAATTCTCTTAAGCGTCCATTCTGCTGCTTATATAAGCGCTCCTCAATTGTATCCGTTGATTATATTTAAACAACTAAAACTCTCAGTTAAATACGGTAACACTTCTGGCTCTGTAGTTGTTTATGCTACTTATGGG
The sequence above is drawn from the Oscillatoria salina IIICB1 genome and encodes:
- a CDS encoding alanine/glycine:cation symporter family protein, which codes for MSVREPTVVVNSSTDILSKVDRIFAAIVAAIEQVFFFEVGGIPFIVLWMIGGGIFFTLRLSFINLRGMKHAVEVLSGKYDRPEKSGEVSHFQGFTTALSGSVGLGNIAGVAIAIQFGGAGTVFWMTLAAILGMSMKFIECVLAQKYRSVNPDGTVAGGPMYYLSQGLAEKGLAGGGRGLAILLAIFAIFACFGSGNMFQANQSFAAISYLIPGLQNYDWLYGIAIAFLVGLVIIGGIQRIAAVTSRLLPLMVIVYILSCFSIICLHLNLIPSVVSQIIQEAFSPQAVGGGVIGVIVQAIRRSTFSNGAGLGLTAIAHSATRTDEPIREGIVASIEPFIDTVIICNCTAMVILLSGVYGSSESLNGIEITAAAFEQVVSWFPLILAVVVFSFAFGTVIAHSYFGEKAWVYLFGERNLIVFKLMFLSFLFLGAIANLGSIIDFSDMMLLAMAIPNIIGCFLLSGQVATDLKDYFARLKLAPTIRDWGLGGGERQGG